In Plasmodium gaboni strain SY75 chromosome Unknown, whole genome shotgun sequence, the sequence tttttttttttttttttttttctagGTGATATATCACAAATGAACTTGTTAGATTATTACTCTCCTATGGTCCATTCCGAATCTCACTGTCAAGAAAAGATGCAagttttatttatatccTTAAGAGATAGTAAAGAAGAAAATCGTAGTGAAATAGCTCAAAAAGTTAAGAGTGCCTATTACCAATGTAAATTAGATTACTATAAGAATCATCATAGTGACTTTATCCACAGAATACATCCAAATGATTTCTTAAATAGAAAAGTATATGTCTTAAAACAACCATATTATCTCATGAGTAATATTCCTTTAAATAACCCAAAGAAAATGTCACGTTTATTTGTAACTGAAGGTACCTtagaatatttattattagatAAGATTGATATTCCAGAATGTTTCGGACCATGTACTAAATTACATTTTAACAGAGTAGTTATTAAAGAATCAAAACCAAGAATATATGATATGACCATAAACAATGCTTTAGTACCAGAAATACAACCATATAAcagaagaaaatatatgaCTGTCTATATACATGAAGCATATGTTAAGAATATTGTTTCAGATGCATTAAGTGGTGAACAAATAAGAAGACATGATATTGAAAAGGGTAATATCAAAATATGTATGGGAAAAAGTACATACCTTACAGACCCTATCTTAACTGAAGATC encodes:
- a CDS encoding high molecular weight rhoptry protein 2, coding for MNLLDYYSPMVHSESHCQEKMQVLFISLRDSKEENRSEIAQKVKSAYYQCKLDYYKNHHSDFIHRIHPNDFLNRKVYVLKQPYYLMSNIPLNNPKKMSRLFVTEGTLEYLLLDKIDIPECFGPCTKLHFNRVVIKESKPRIYDMTINNALVPEIQPYNRRKYMTVYIHEAYVKNIVSDALSGEQIRRHDIEKGNIKICMGKSTYLTDPILTEDHFNLTHKPVYDFSSVKHNLKVFHMKNEHLVSEDPNDDCFINYPLATTNIDITDPYKEISEDLIKNLYILKSS